From Megalobrama amblycephala isolate DHTTF-2021 linkage group LG24, ASM1881202v1, whole genome shotgun sequence, the proteins below share one genomic window:
- the eif4e2rs1 gene encoding eukaryotic translation initiation factor 4E family member 2 related sequence 1: protein MNQFEHLKEEDCGEQEEMKDSIETDGGSINNNNNNIRRKTVTPAPGEHPLQYNYTFWYSRRTPSRPANTQSYEQNIRQMGTVASVEQFWKFYSHLVRPGDLTGHSDFHLFKEGIKPMWEDEANKNGGKWIIRLRKGLASRFWENIILAMLGEQFMVGEEICGVVVSIRFQEDILSIWNKTAHDQVTTSRIRDTLRRVLNLPPNTIMEYKTHNDSLKDNSSFRNTKITL, encoded by the exons ATGAATCAGTTTGAACA CTTGAAGGAGGAAGACTGTGGTGAGCAGGAGGAGATGAAGGACAGTATTGAGACGGACGGAGGATCgataaacaacaataacaacaacatcaGACGCAAG acgGTGACTCCGGCTCCAGGCGAACACCCGCTGCAGTACAACTACACCTTCTGGTACTCGCGCCGGACGCCTAGCAGACCCGCCAACACTCAGAGCTACGAGCAGAACATCCGGCAGATGGGCACCGTCGCGTCG GTGGAGCAGTTCTGGAAGTTCTACAGCCATCTGGTTCGACCCGGAGACCTGACGGGACACAGCGACTTCCACCTGTTCAAGGAGGGGATCAAACCCATGtgggag GACGAGGCCAATAAAAACGGAGGGAAGTGGATCATCCGGCTGAGGAAGGGTCTGGCGTCTCGTTTCTGGGAGAACATCATCTTGGCCATGCTGGGCGAGCAGTTCATGGTGGGAGAGGAGATCTGCGGTGTGGTCGTGTCCATCCGCTTCCAG gaggACATCCTGTCAATCTGGAATAAAACGGCCCATGATCAGGTGACCACGTCACGGATACGAGACACACTGCGGCGCGTGCTGAACCTCCCGCCAAACACCATCATGGAGTACAAGACACACAACGACAGTCTCAA GGATAACTCCAGCTTCCGGAATACGAAGATCACTTTGTGA